The genomic segment CTTGTTTTTCATGGGAAAGCCTCCTTGCCCGCCGAGTGTCCCCCGCCCGGCCCCGGCCCTGGTTGCGAGGCGCATGAAGGGGCCTTGCCGGGTCGCTCAGCCGGGGGGATGGAAGACAGGAGGCGGGGCGGTGGCCTGTCCTGCACCACCGCCCCGCCCTTTTTGCTCTCGCTTCACTCAGCGCATGTCCGGCTGGGGGGCCGCCGCTGCCGGGGCAGAAGTGACCGTATCGGGCTGGCGCCGAATCTTGATCAGCATGTAAAGGCTCAGCAGGATCAGCGGCACGCTGATGATGTGTGTGTCGGTCCACAGGCCGATGCCGGGGGCGTCGAGGCCCTGGTTGAGATAGGTCTTGATCGCCAGCGGGTTGAGGCGGAACGTTTCCTCCAGCCCGGCCCGCAGGATGGAGTACCACAGCCAGAACTGCCAGAAGGCCCAGCCTGCCTTGCGCGAGCGCAGCCAGAAGTAGGCGGCGATACTCAGCACGATGCCGATGAACACGCCGTAAAGCTGGGTGAAGTGCACGGGCGCCGTCATCACGAGCTGCCCGCCGATCTCCTGGCAGTAGCGCGAGAGGTCCATGTCGGGGTTGGGGTTGGGAATGCACATGCCCTCGTGAAAGGCGCGGGCGGAATCGGGCCAGCGGTAGCCGACCGGCCACCCGGTCACCCGGCCCACCGTGTCGGTGCCGTTCATGATGTTGCCGATGCGCCCGCCGATGATGCCGAACGCCACGCCGGGCACGAACAGGTCGGCGTACCGGTAGAAGTTCAGCCGGTAGCGCCGGGCGTAATACACCAGCACCAGAATCCCGCCGATCAGCCCGCCGTGAATCGAGATGCCGCCCTGGCGCAGGTTGATGATGTCCAGCAGCAGCCGGGGCATGGGCGTGCCCGCGAACTGCTCCCAGGAGGTCGCCACGAACACGATGCGGGCGCCCACCAGCCCCCAGATGATCGCCCACAGCACCATGTCGTTGAAGAGGTCCACGTTCAGCCCGCGCTGACGGGCCAGCCGGGTGCCGACCAGCAGCCCCAGGACGATGC from the Deinococcus sp. NW-56 genome contains:
- the lgt gene encoding prolipoprotein diacylglyceryl transferase, which gives rise to MDPVFLQIGNFTIAWYGVLITLGIVLGLLVGTRLARQRGLNVDLFNDMVLWAIIWGLVGARIVFVATSWEQFAGTPMPRLLLDIINLRQGGISIHGGLIGGILVLVYYARRYRLNFYRYADLFVPGVAFGIIGGRIGNIMNGTDTVGRVTGWPVGYRWPDSARAFHEGMCIPNPNPDMDLSRYCQEIGGQLVMTAPVHFTQLYGVFIGIVLSIAAYFWLRSRKAGWAFWQFWLWYSILRAGLEETFRLNPLAIKTYLNQGLDAPGIGLWTDTHIISVPLILLSLYMLIKIRRQPDTVTSAPAAAAPQPDMR